From the genome of Ictalurus punctatus breed USDA103 chromosome 28, Coco_2.0, whole genome shotgun sequence, one region includes:
- the LOC108260148 gene encoding zona pellucida sperm-binding protein 3, whose protein sequence is MLGAVLWVLCVQFGGILMNITHAGNAEDHHVFNSLEDEHVSVTEHLKAPKSPELPLRTVTVTCGPSAMEVHIKADLFDLGVPVNPEHVTLGECCGVTKSSPEELIIHTALTDCGTHYWLTANTLIYTNTLVYVPVPSIHGVMRQEKMSVPVECVYRRRFGVDGVPVVPTWLPHLSAHSDEHTLHFTLYLMTTDWQAVRGGVYFLGDVINMEVSVFSLLLELRVFVQDCVAMTTRDANSVPRYKFIQNGCFIDGQQTSSTSRFLPRTQSDKLHLQLHTFIFRQVHSAQVFISCNLKANLQSSSSSRACSYIQGSWRSADGDHSVCESCQTSDQFRWKQNVVDRQNNTQVGSVQMEPREPELRTSGSMWKNQEHADAHSMQALQQEVQVGPLSLSSRRDDVSPPAVLEGVHISHIPSVKTKRLIAHTLQGNVSTHGSEYELAITKEEVVWESSATVEREMGMPLLTPTSELHLTTIPPPIFTTAEIISTVFETKSTAPAETPGGGVSHSEPGIDEIPDDTESRRTELSSTQWGGTRGRIWDTPSPDNASLDETPL, encoded by the exons ATGTTGGGTGCAGTGCTGTGGGTGCTGTGTGTGCAGTTTGGAGGAATTTTGATGAACATCACTCATGCAGGAAATGCTGAAGATCATCATGTCTTTAATTCTCTGGAGGATGAGCATGTGTCTGTGACAGAACACCTGAAGGCCCCTAAAAGTCCTGAACTTCCTCTCAGGACAGTTACTGTGACCTGCGGTCCCTCTGCCATGGAAGTGCACATtaaagctgatctgtttgaccttggagtccctgttaaTCCTGAACATGTGACACTGGGAGAGTGCTGTGGAGTGACCAAGTCCTCACCTGAAGAGTTAATTATCCACACTGCTCTCACTGACTGCGGCACACACTACTGg CTGACAGCCAACACCCTCATTTACACCAACACCCTTGTGTACGTACCTGTTCCCTCCATCCATGGAGTGATGAGACAGGAGAAGATGTCTGTCCCTGTGGAGTGTGTTTACAGGAG gaggtTTGGTGTTGACGGTGTCCCAGTCGTCCCCACATGGCTCCCTCACCTGAGTGCGCACTCCGATGAACATACCCTGCACTTCACTCTGTATCTGATGACCA CTGATTGGCAGGCAGTGCGAGGGGGTGTGTACTTCCTGGGGGATGTAATAAACATGGAGGTGTCTGTGTTTTCACTCTTGCTGGAGCTGCGAGTGTTTGTTCAAGATTGTGTTGCTATGACGACCCGTGATGCAAATTCAGTCCCCAGATACAAGTTTATACAAAACGG GTGTTTTATAGATGGACAGCAGACAAGCTCCACGTCTCGCTTCCTTCCCAGAACTCAGTCTGATAAACTCCATCTTCAGCTCCACACCTTCATCTTCAGGCAGGTGCACAGTGCACAG GTCTTTATTAGCTGCAATCTGAAGGCCAATCTCCAGAGTTCCTCCTCTAGTAGAGCGTGTTCCTACATCCAGGGAAG ttggAGATCAGCAGATGGAGATCACTCTGTGTGTGAAAGTTGTCAGACGTCTGATCAGTTCAGATGGAAGCAGAATGTTGTTGACAGACAAAACAATACTCAGGTTGGTTCTGTCCAGATGGAACCTAGAGAACCAGAGCTCAGAACCTCTGGATCCATGTGGAAGAACCAAGAACATGCAGATGCACACAGCATGCAGG cattGCAGCAGGAAGTGCAAGTCGGCCCACTGTCCCTCTCTTCAAGGAGGGATGACGTGTCGCCCCCTGCAGTGCTGGAGGGAGTTCACATCTCTCACATTCCTTCAGTTAAAACCAAGCGGCTGATAGCACACACGCTGCAGGGAAATGTCTCAACACACG GTTCAGAGTATGAACTTGCAATCACCAAGGAAGAGGTTGTGTGGGAGAGCAGTGCAACTGTAGAGCGAG AGATGGGCATGCCCTTGCTCACTCCCACTTCTGAGCTTCACCTCACCACGATTCCTCCTCCGATTTTCACTACAGCAGAAATAATCAGCACTGTCTTTGAGACAAAATCAACAGCACCAGCAG AAACTCCTGGTGGTGGTGTTTCTCACTCTGAACCTGGCATTGACGAGATTCCTGATGACACCGAGTCACGGCGCACTGAGCTAAGCTCTACACAGTGGGGTGGGACTAGAGGCCGGATCTGGGACACACCCTCTCCAGACAATGCAAGTTTAGATGAGACACCACTGTGA